A stretch of DNA from bacterium:
AAGCATGAATGCCACTGTTGTGCAGGCGTTAAAGCGGTATTTTGGGGTAGATGCACATCCCCGGCGCAAACGCGATCTTTCTGCTTTCGTGGGTTCATGGGAGAAACCGGATTTGGATGACTTTGAACGCGCCACAGCCGATTTCTCGAAAATTGATGAGGAGTTGTGGCGGAAATGAAGCGTTGCATTGATACCTGCGCCTATCCCCACGAACGACATCTGGATTGCCGCGACGGCTCTTGAACTTGGTGCCAGCCTGATTACCTATGATGCCCACTTTGCGACTATTCCAGGTCTTATTGTGGATGTTCCCTGATCCGCTATAACCGGATACCATAATCAAAGTCTCGAACATGGATAGACAGGATTTACAGGATGGGGCAACTTCTGGGAAATTTTATCAACTTATGACTAGTTATGCTAAAGAGCTAATAGATTTCAGGCCCGGACACGGCTTTTTTATTGGAATCGATTCCGATGGGTGTGCCTTTGACACCATGGAGATCAAGCAGAAGCAGTGCTTTTTGCCGAATAACATCAAGTTTTTCGGACTAGAATCGATTGCCGATTATGCGAAGGAGGCAACAGAGTTTGTGAATCTGTACTCCAAGGAGCGGGGTAGCAACCGTTATCCCGCTATTCTTTCGGTTTTGAGCTGGCTGTCCAAACGCAGGGAAGTCATTGATCAGGGCGTAAAAGTGCCCGATCTCAAGCGCCTGCGAAAATGGGTGCAAGAGGGGTCTCAGCTTAGCAAGAGTGTGTTGCGTGCACTGGTAGAAAAAACGGGTGATTTCGAACTGCGGAATGTGCTGGCTTGGTCAGAGGCCGTGGATGCGACCATTGAAGCGGTTGTCAAAGGGGTGCAACCTTTTCCGTGGGTGCGGGAGTCACTTGAGAAAGCCTTTGCTCAGGCCGACATCATGGTTGTTTCCCAGACGCCCCTGGAGGCGCTTGAGCGGGAGTGGACGGAACATGACTTGATCAAGTTCGTGCGTGTAATTGCCGGGCAGGAGCATGGCACCAAGACGGAGCACATTGCCTTGGCGGCCAAGGGGAAATACCCTGCTGATAAAATCATGATGATTGGTGATGCCCAGGGCGATTATCGGGCGGCGGCAGAGAATGGTATCTGTTTCTTTCCGATTGTTCCCGGCAAAGAAGAGGCTTCCTGGCAGCGGTTCCTGACCGAATCCCTGGAAAAATTCTGGGCTGGCACCTACAAGGGCCAGTATGAAGCCGCGCTGATAAAAGAGTTTGATGCCGCGCTGCCGGATACCCCGAGGTGGGGTTAAAATCGCGAGCTAAACGTGCATGCATTTTTCAGGTTCGTCGCTGATTTCGGTGGGTAGTCCCGGTCCCACGGGGCGCTCCTGGCCCAGCCTAACCGGAACCAAAATCCGATTGACTGCCTGTCATCGAAGTTGCTTCACGACCAGGAGTTGACAGCTTTTGCATATCTCATAACTATACTATAGACAAATATTAGTGTCTTGCGTTTTAATCTTGAAGTTCGGGCTTGCGCAGGAGTGAGTGTCAGCTAATAAAATAACTTATTGGCTATATAACCAGAAGGTGATATCTTCATGAGTTGGGTGGTCGAATATTCGGATGAGTTTGGGGAGTGGTGGGAGAGTATGGTACGAGGAGTTCGTCCCGATCGTGGATAAGATTTATCACAAACATATGATGGCACTTGCGCGGGAGAAATAACATTATGTCAAAGCCTTTCAAAAAGTTGGTAAATACATTGTCCGCCGAAAGTCGGGCGCGGATCCAAAAGAGGATTGCGGATATTTCGGGGGAAATGGCTTTGCAGGAGGTCAGGCAGGCCATGGAATTGACCCAGCAACAGATAGCCCAAACCCTATCTATGAATCAGGCAGCCATCTCAAAACTTGAGCATCAATCGGATATGTATATCAGTACGCTCAGGAAATTTCTTTCCGCAATGGGCGGGAATCTCCGGATCGTGGCGTCTTTTCCGGAGGGTGAGGTTGTGATCAACCAATTCAAAAAAATGACCAAAGTGCCCCGTCAACACGCGTGAGGTGAAAGGGTTATCTGTTAATGGATAAAGGTTATTGGTGGGGAAATCCCTAATAACAAATAACTGAATAACCATTAACTGAGCGTCGGCACGAAGCTCAGTACGTCCGCCCTATCGCCCGGCGCAGCTTGTACAGCATGATGCCCCAGAGGTAGACAAAGAAGCCCAACTCGCCGCTACTCATTTTCAGGCGGAAGATATGGGTATAGCCCTTGAATCCGCGATAGATGAGATTGTAGAGGATATTGTTAGGCCATTTGATCAGGCGGCGTGCCAGGGGGATCAGGGAGGGGAACTCAATGCAGAGCGCAAAGAATTTGTGCAGGTTCTCAAACTCGCGCTTGGTCTGGCCCTTGTTGATGGGCGACTCAACCTGATAGGAGGCGTGTTGCTTGTGGGTCGCATCCAGATAGCCTTTTTTGACGCAGTAATGCCACAGCGCGGTGCGGGGGTAAGGTTGGAAAATGGACGCCCAGGCGTAGGCGGGTTTGACCCGCGCGTTGACCGCAATGGTCTCGAAAGCGTTCTCAACCGTTTCATCCGGTAGCCCAACCATATTCTGGGTCATGATGGAAATACCGTATTTATGGAACAAATCCGCTGCTTCAACGATTTTAGCATTCGTCATGTCTCGGTTAAGCACGATCTTGCGGAGTTCCTCATTCCCGCTCTCGATTCCCATGGCGATGGTCACGCAGTTGGCGAGCTTCAGCGACTTGACCACCTCTTCGTTAACGAGGTTGGCACGAACATAACAGATCATGGGTAGGCCAACTCGCTTGCTGTAAACCTCGGCGAACTCCTTGAGCCAGACCCGATTCATGATGAAAAGGTCATCGTGGAAATAGACGATCTTGAGCGGGTAGTTCTTCCGGACCTCTTCCAACTCCTGAACGACATTCTCCACGCTGCGAAGTCGGCAATACTGCGTCTCATTGGCCTCTTCCCGATACATTTTCTTCAGCTTGTGGTTGAAGCAGTAGGCGCAGTCATAGGGACAGCCGCGGCCAGCCAGGAAGTGTTTCACGCTGCTGTGGGCGTAGGCGTAATACTTCAGGAAAGAGGCCCGGTCGGGGAAGGGGAGAGAATCCAGAGAGTGATTCAAGGGCATGATCTGGTTTTTGATCACTTCGCCGTTCTTTTTGACCCACAGGTTGGGGAGCATGGAATAGTCCTCGCCCGCCTGCATCTTGTTCAACAAGGCTACAATGGCATCGTCCCCTTCGCCGCGGCAGATGATGTCGACCTCAGGCTCGTCAATGATCTCGGGGAAAAAAGTGGGATGCGGACCACCCAGGATCGAGATGAACTTCGCATGTTTGCGAAGACGGCGGATCAATTCCAGGTAGTAGGGCTCCGAGCCACTGGTGACGGAGAAGCCGATCACGTCGGGCTTGTACTCCGCAACCGCCTTGAACAGGTTTGGCTCCAAATTAGTCAGGAACAGGTCTGATTCGTGCCCATGCTTTTTGACATTGGCGATTAAGCACATGATCCCCATGGGGTCTGTGATATCAAGCGAGGCCGTTTTATAGACAAATAAACACTTCATTGGTATAAGCCCGTGTAATCGTTGAATGTAATCCACGCAAAAAGCGTTGGTAATATATTCTGTCACGGCGGCGGCAACAAGATAAATGAAGGGGAAGCAGGTTGAATGAATAGAATCACAGTACTTCACCTGTGCGAGCATTTTGGTGACAGACAGGTGTCCTTTCATGGGGTGTCCCGCCTGTTTGAGCTCTGGATTCCCGCTTTTGATCCCACGCGGTTCCGGGTGCTGTTGTGCAGTCGGAAAGGGCCCAGCGAGATGGCGGACAGGCGGTTGAAGGCAGCTGGCATCGAGCCGCTTTATCTTGGCTATGGAAAAATGGATCCCCGGAACCTGATTAAGCTGATTGGACTGATGCGGCGGGCCGATGTGGATATCCTGCATGTTCACGGGTATGGCGCCTCTACCTGGGGCCGGATTGCCGGGATTCTACTTCGCAAGCCGGTGATCGTTCACGAACATTGCAACTATGGAACGGTTCCGGTTTTCCAACGGCCAGTGGAATGGGTGTTGGGCCACTTTACCCGTTATGCTTATGCGGTATCTGAATCCACTCGTACCTTTACGGTTAAGAAGCGCCATATTCCGGCTGCGATCGTCGAGACACTCTATAGCGGGATTCCCCTGGAGCAGATTCGCAAGGCTGATTCGGAGTGGGGCCGGTCGTTTCGCGTCGAACAGGGCCGTAAGCCTGACGATAAAATTCTTGGCGTGGTGGGGCGGCTGGAAAGTCATAAGGGACATCTGGACGCCTTTAAAGCTCTGCAATTGATGTTAAAAAAGCGAAGCGATGTCTACTTATGGGTGTTGGGGAATGGCCACTATGAAGACGTTTTGTGTGACTGGGTGAAGGAGAACAGTCTGACGGATCGCATTACCTTTTTGGGGTACCGGAATGATGTGGTTAAGGTGATTCAATGTTTTGATATCCAGCTCTTTCCGAGTCATCAGGAGGGAACCCCCAGTACGCTGTTTGAAGGCATGGCGGTGGGGAATGCCTGTGTGGCCTCTATGGCGGATGGCCAGGGCGAAATACTAACCCACGAAAAAGATGCCCTGCTCTTTGTGCCGGGCGATGTGGAAGCGATGGCCCGGCTTACCCTGCGCCTGCTGGATGATCCCGGCCTCATGAAGCACCTGCGTCAACAGGCCCTGACGCGTATCCGGGATTTTGACATGAAGCGCTGTCTCGATAAGATGGAGCGGAAGTACGAGGAAGTGGTGTGAGCCCTACCTCATCTTCGATATCTGGCGGCTGGCCAGGATGAAGTCGAGGCGGGCGAGGAGGAAGTGGGAGATGCGTTCGAGGAGTTTTTCCCACCAGCCCCGGGCTTGCCCCCAGGTGGCCGGGTCTATTTTTCGGCAATGGGGCAGATAGTCCTGGAAAATTTCATGGGCCTCCTGTGCCAGATTCCCATCCCTGATCCTGACCAGTAATTCGTAGTTGATGCTCAGGCTCCGGGTATCCAGATTCGCAGAGCCCACATACACCATAGTGTCGGCCACAATCAGTTTTGTGTGCAGGATCTGAGCATTGTATTCAAAAATTGTCACCCCGGCTTTCAGGAGACGGCGATAGAGGGCACGGCCTGCATAGCGGGCGATCGCCACATCCGTTTTACCGGCGGTGATAATCTTTACATCCCGTCCCAGCCGTGCGGCATGGATCAGGATATTTCGAATTCGGCGGGTGGGGAGAAAGTAGGCGGAAATGATCCGGATGGAACGGGCATGCTGGAGATCCCTTTGAAGTATGAGCTTGATGGTATTGTCGAGGCCACCTGGCCCACTGGCCAGAAGTACGGGGAGGGGCTTATCCTGCGTCCGATTCAGGAACCGGGGCCGTCTTAATCGCAGGCGGGGAAGTCGTCT
This window harbors:
- a CDS encoding phospholipase D-like domain-containing protein; translated protein: MNSPYQWYQTGNTFYRALLTEIGKAKESVLLETYIFDAGYPGDDIHDALLTALRRGVKVKVLLDAFGSMDLPSDYWSAVIIAGGEVAFFNPLSLSRIALRNHRKLLVCDNKVAFVSGFNISSSETGDGITHGWRDLGLRLNGMVVHDLTSSFERMFRVAQFRHRRLPRLRLRRPRFLNRTQDKPLPVLLASGPGGLDNTIKLILQRDLQHARSIRIISAYFLPTRRIRNILIHAARLGRDVKIITAGKTDVAIARYAGRALYRRLLKAGVTIFEYNAQILHTKLIVADTMVYVGSANLDTRSLSINYELLVRIRDGNLAQEAHEIFQDYLPHCRKIDPATWGQARGWWEKLLERISHFLLARLDFILASRQISKMR
- a CDS encoding HAD hydrolase-like protein, coding for MTSYAKELIDFRPGHGFFIGIDSDGCAFDTMEIKQKQCFLPNNIKFFGLESIADYAKEATEFVNLYSKERGSNRYPAILSVLSWLSKRREVIDQGVKVPDLKRLRKWVQEGSQLSKSVLRALVEKTGDFELRNVLAWSEAVDATIEAVVKGVQPFPWVRESLEKAFAQADIMVVSQTPLEALEREWTEHDLIKFVRVIAGQEHGTKTEHIALAAKGKYPADKIMMIGDAQGDYRAAAENGICFFPIVPGKEEASWQRFLTESLEKFWAGTYKGQYEAALIKEFDAALPDTPRWG
- a CDS encoding XRE family transcriptional regulator gives rise to the protein MSKPFKKLVNTLSAESRARIQKRIADISGEMALQEVRQAMELTQQQIAQTLSMNQAAISKLEHQSDMYISTLRKFLSAMGGNLRIVASFPEGEVVINQFKKMTKVPRQHA
- a CDS encoding glycosyltransferase family 4 protein; translation: MNRITVLHLCEHFGDRQVSFHGVSRLFELWIPAFDPTRFRVLLCSRKGPSEMADRRLKAAGIEPLYLGYGKMDPRNLIKLIGLMRRADVDILHVHGYGASTWGRIAGILLRKPVIVHEHCNYGTVPVFQRPVEWVLGHFTRYAYAVSESTRTFTVKKRHIPAAIVETLYSGIPLEQIRKADSEWGRSFRVEQGRKPDDKILGVVGRLESHKGHLDAFKALQLMLKKRSDVYLWVLGNGHYEDVLCDWVKENSLTDRITFLGYRNDVVKVIQCFDIQLFPSHQEGTPSTLFEGMAVGNACVASMADGQGEILTHEKDALLFVPGDVEAMARLTLRLLDDPGLMKHLRQQALTRIRDFDMKRCLDKMERKYEEVV
- a CDS encoding PIN domain-containing protein yields the protein MIPAPIPTNDIWIAATALELGASLITYDAHFATIPGLIVDVP
- a CDS encoding radical SAM protein, whose translation is MKCLFVYKTASLDITDPMGIMCLIANVKKHGHESDLFLTNLEPNLFKAVAEYKPDVIGFSVTSGSEPYYLELIRRLRKHAKFISILGGPHPTFFPEIIDEPEVDIICRGEGDDAIVALLNKMQAGEDYSMLPNLWVKKNGEVIKNQIMPLNHSLDSLPFPDRASFLKYYAYAHSSVKHFLAGRGCPYDCAYCFNHKLKKMYREEANETQYCRLRSVENVVQELEEVRKNYPLKIVYFHDDLFIMNRVWLKEFAEVYSKRVGLPMICYVRANLVNEEVVKSLKLANCVTIAMGIESGNEELRKIVLNRDMTNAKIVEAADLFHKYGISIMTQNMVGLPDETVENAFETIAVNARVKPAYAWASIFQPYPRTALWHYCVKKGYLDATHKQHASYQVESPINKGQTKREFENLHKFFALCIEFPSLIPLARRLIKWPNNILYNLIYRGFKGYTHIFRLKMSSGELGFFVYLWGIMLYKLRRAIGRTY
- a CDS encoding Arc family DNA-binding protein, translated to MKALTLRHVPDEVVEYIVATAKENHQSMNATVVQALKRYFGVDAHPRRKRDLSAFVGSWEKPDLDDFERATADFSKIDEELWRK